ATCGGTCTAAGTGCAACGAGAGGGGTGCGCGCATGCGCTTTGAGGGGGTCGGAGCGGAGACAAAGGGCGgctccgccccgccccgctTATAACGCGCACCGCTAAAACAATAAGCCCCAAAACAACGAGGTTATTGTAATAACCTGCAACGTATGGCTGCAACATggctggggaggaagaggaggtggGTGGGGGAAAGGCTGGAATAGCgggtgggaggaagggagggggtgggggtggtggtgggagcTCCAATGGTGGTGGCTCTTCCAATGGTAGAGGCACCTCcaatggtggtggtggtgttggcTCTTCCAATGGTAGAGGCATCTCCAATGGTGATGGTGGTGTTGGCTCTTCCAATGGTAGAGGCACCTCCAATGGTAGAGGCACCTCCaatggtgatggtggtggtggcacTTCCAATGGTGGTGGCATCTCCAATGGCGGTGGCACCTCCAATAGCTGTGTTGGTGGTGGCACCTCTGATGGCAAAGGTGTCGGTGGCAGCTCCTCCAATGGCAGTGGCATCTCCAATGGCGGCGGTGTTGGGGTGTCAATGAAGATGGCGTTCCGTAGAGCGTATTCCATTAAAGACAAGCTGCATGCTATTGAGAGGGTAAAGAAAGGAGAACGGCAGGCTTCGGTGTGCAGGGCTTTTGGGGTGCCAGGAGGAACCCTACGGGGTTGGTTGAAAGATGAAGCTAAGTTGCGTTGGTTCCTAGAGCAGTTGGGTGGAGAGGTGGGCACCCAACGCAAGAAGATGCGGTTGGCCAACGAAGAGGAGATAGACCGTGCCGTATATGCGTGGTTCCTTGCACTCCGGCAGCATGGTGTACCACTCTCTGGGCCTCTCATCCAGGCACAAGCAGAAGCCTTTGCCCGTCAGATCTACGGCCCTGAGTGTACCTTCAAGGCAAGTCATGGTTGGTTCTGGCGTTGGCAGAAGCGTCACGGCATCTCCAGTCAACGCATCTACGGCGAAGGAGCTCTACATGCTGAACCTGAACGCACTTCCATTGCCCATCCCAACCTTCCAACAACACCAGGTTCAGATACTGGTGGTTATGGTGATGAACAGATCTACAACGCCAACATCACCGGGCTCTACTGGAAGCTGCTGCCTGGTCGGACTGCTCCTCGTCAACGCGTCACCGTGCTCTTGGTTGCCAACTTGACTGGTACCCACAAACTGAAGCCGTTGGTGGTTGGAGGTCTTCGTGATCCCCCCAGCCTCTGTCATCACAACCAGGAGAAATTCCCTGCTGGGTATCGTTACAGCCCTGAAGCCAGGTTGGGGCCGGCCCTTCTTCGGGTTTGGTTTTATGAGGATTTCGTGCCATGTGTCAAGCGCTACCTACGTCGGAGCTGCCTCCAGCAAAAGGCCGTGCTGCTTCTCACATCCCCACCATCATCTGGGGGTCGTCATCATGAGGATCTTCCCCAACTTCAGACCCCCGATGGCTCCATCCGtgctcttttcctctccaaaagCCCAACTGGGAACAGTTCCACTGGAGGAGGCAGCCGAATCCCAACCCCATTGGAACAAGGGGTGGTATCTGCCTTCAAGCAGTTCTACAAGAGAGAACTGCTGCGCTTGGCCATCAGCGCTGGTGGCCCAGTGGATTTTGCACGTTCCTTCCTCCTCAAGGACATGCTCTATTTGGCTGGCCTCTCTTGGGACCTCATCCCTCCCAATGCCATTGAGAAATGTTGGTTGTTGGGACTGCGTGCTGCCTTTGAGCCCCAACCTGGGGAAGAAGAGCGAGGAGGAGGAGATTGCACAAGTGGAGAGGAAGGCAATGGAGATGGCAAAATCTTCAATGATTTGACCCAGCTGGCCGCATTGGCCTACAAACGTTTGGCTCCTGAGGAGGTGGCCAACTGGTTGCACTTGGATGATATGGCCCCAGGGATGGGGGAGgatgatgaggatgaggatgcCATGGAGGAAGACCCTGGAGGAtgcaaggaggaagaggaaggagctggTGGAGGGGATAATGGGGCTGGAGAAGGGGGGTCCCCTTTGATGCCCACAGCCCACGAAGCCATCAGAGGTCTGGAGACAGCATTGCGTTGGTTGGAGGGCCAGGACCCTCGCAGAGTGGGACCACTGAAACTGGTGCAGCTCCGCTCCCTCATCAGCATGGCCCAGAGGCTGCACCGTGGCAGCAGCCCCGATCCCTAGGGCAAGGTGGTCAATTACCCATTGGCTACTGAGCACCTTGTATCATTGGGACGCCTGTGTGGCTCTTGGGAtgcctatggggctgggaacaCCCATGGATTTTGAGACACTTGTTGAGTTGGGGATGCCCCACTGAGGCTGGGAACACCACTGGGGCTGGGGATACCCTGATTGtcccatggggctggggatcCCCATTGGGCACGGGACACTCATAGACCTGCAGATGCCCGTGGAGCTTGGGAGATCCATGGGACTAGGGACACATACTGATTATCCCATGGGGGCCTGGGACATCCATGGGGTTGGGGACACCCTGTTTGTCCTATGGGGTCATCTATAGAGGTCCCAGCAATGGGGAGTCAGCGATTTAGGGCTCATGggactgttttctttgtgtgtgacACCCTCCATACCTTGCATAACCGAGGGTCGTTCCTCACCCTAACTGTATTAAGGAGGTGCTCTTTTCTAACCCCAGGATGTTCTCTGGGTGATGGGATGGGGGCCCTCTGCCAACCCTGCAGGGAAATGGAGTCACATTGGGACACTGAGGCAAActgctgcatttccatttcctggGCTGCTTTCACAAAGGGTTGGTGGTACTCTTCCCGCTGCCAAAGTGTTTTCCTGCCAAAACAGGGAGATATGAataaagcagctcttttctcaACTCGATTTTGTTAAAATTTGAGCCTAATTATTGtaaaaaagtggagaaaaaagatCACTAGAGCTAACTTGTGGGGTGGGTGTTTTTACTTGTTGTCTTTGTCTCCTGACTTCAGAGTTTATGAAgattaaatggatttttattgCTGCTCTGAGGTTGTCTTTTGTCAATGATCCCTCAGATCACTGCAACGtagggtttggatttggggTGGTCACATGTGGAACCTGAGGTTGGACTctttgtgggtctcttccaacttgggatattgGTTTTATGTCTCATCCCAACTCTTCACTCCAAAATtatgtccccatccctgtcttGGTGCCATACaagatggacccagaggtcccttcaaCCTCAACCACTCTGTGATGCTGTCACCTCCATTCCACCCATCGTGGTGACACCAACCTCATTGCCGTCACCTCCACACGGACGCATCCCACTGAACACCGaggacaaaaggaaacagaacaaagccaaaCCTGCCACCACACTGCCCACCTTTATTAGGTCCCACTCCATGGTGGCCACACACTTCAGCATCTCCTACCTCCAGCCAGGATCTCCCAAAAGGCTCACGGACCCTTTAGGGCTTTGGTTTGGGGTCACCATGGTTTGGTCGGTCTGGTGGCACCACTCTTCAGGTTGGCATCACCAAGTTTTGATCTGGTGGCTTCAGTTTGGGATCACCATACTTCAGTTTGGGATCACCGTACTTCAGTTTGGGATCACCAGGCTTCGGTTTGCTGGCCAACATGATTTGGTTTGGTGTCACCATTCTTCAGTTTTGAGTCTGAGGTCACCAACCTCTGCTTTGGGTTCACCATGCTTCGGTTTGCTGCCATCAACGCTTCAGTCTAGGATCATTAGGCTTCGGTTTGGTTGCTTCAATTTGGTGGCACCATGCTTTGGATTGGTAGCTTCAGTGTGGGGTCACCACGCTTCAGTTTGGGAGCACCATGTTTTAATCTGGGACCAACAGCTTTCATTTCGGTGGCACCAGGCTTTGGTTTGGTGGCACCACGGTTTGCTTTGGCGGCACCAAGAGCTGTGGTCCCCGCTATCACACAGGATGAGATGGGCTGTCCATTAATCCTCTCCCATTTCACACGCCCGCTCGGTGGCTGCTTGCACTGCGTTCATGATGGTGGCCCTCAATGCGCCCTTCTCCAGTTGGTACAACCCATGGATGGTGGTCCCACCAGGAGTGCAGACGTCCCCGCGCAGCTTCGCTGGGTGCTCGCCTGTCTCCAGCAGCATCTTCGCTGCTCCctggggatgtatggggttgAGAGGTTCCCTCAAACCTCCTTTTTGCTCAGGGATCACAGCATCATTGGATGGGGGATCACTATGTCCTCACACTGATCTATGGGATAAGGACCCCAAGGAAGGGGCAGCAACGTCCCCATGGTGCTCTATGGTGGTCACCAAAAGGGGACAGCCCTGTCCCCATGACCCCACATTAATCTATAGGGGAGGGACACCAGCGTTGGGGTTGGACAAGGGTATTTCCATTTCCCCATGCTGCTTTATGGGACAGGGACCCCAAAGAATGGAGTCAGGGATGTCCCAGTACTGATGTATAAGGAAGGGGCACCCAAGGCTGGGGAGAGGGTTGTCCCCACATAACAGCTCCATAAGGATGATCCCACAGACTCACCAGCAGTGTCTGGGCTGCGATCCTACTGGCCAGGCCCACTGGCATCCCCATCTTCACAGCCCCCTCCGCCATGGCTTCAGCAAACAGATATACCTACAGGGAAAAAGCAGTGGGGAGAAGAGGGGATCCCAAAAGAACCTTATCACCCCAATACAGTGAATGGTACTTACATAGGCAACGCCACTTCCACTGAGCCCAGTGTGGATGTTGATGTAGGGCTCGGGGACCTCCTCACACAGCCCACATGGGGAGAGCAGGGACTGGAGCAGCATtgcatccccatccccaaccccagcGCCACGGGAGAACACGgcagctcccacctgcagcacgCAGGGCAGGTTGGGCATCAGGCGCAGCACCTTCgtccctgcagggagcagctgggggggAATAGGGTCAGTGAGGGGTGATGGATTGGGAGATGGATGGATTGGTGGGGGATTGGGAAGcagagaaggagggagaagaggaggagggagaagagaaggaggaagaagaggaggagggagaagaggtgaagggagaaggaggaagaagaggaggagtgagaaggaggaagaagaggaggagtgagaaggaggaagaagaggagtGCACCCACCcgctgcagcttctgcagggtGACACCAGCCGCCAGAGAGATGAGGAGGTGCTGGGGGGTGACAGCAGGacgcagctcctgcagcaccgTGGGCAGCACGTGGGGCTTGGTGGCCAAGAACACCACTGTGCTCTCCTGAAGCACCTCCAGGTTGCAGTGCGTGGTGCGACAGCCCCACTCCTGTACAAGGGCAGGGGAACAGGGTCACAATGCCATATTACAGCCCCACATCACATCATGTCCCAGTCACATACTCCAACCCCATGTCTGAATTGCATTCCAACCCCAATGTCCCAACTCAATGTCTCAAATCCACATTCCAACCCCATGCCCCAACCTCTCATGATGACTCCATGTCCCAACCCCAATATCCCAACCCCATGTCCCAAACCAACACTGCAACCCATGCAAACCCAACATCATGACCCTTGTTTCCCAATTCAATATCCCAACCCCATGTCCCAACCCTAATATCTCAACCCAGTGTCCCAAACTCAATGTCCCAACCCCACATTCCAGCCTTGTGCCCCAATCTCTCATCCTGACCCCATGTCCCAACCCCAATATCCAAACCCAATGTCCCAAACCAACACCACAAcccttcccaacccaacatcATGACCCTTGTTTCCCAATTCAATGCCCCTACCCCACGTCCCAACCCCAGTATCCCAACCCCATGTCCCTAACTCAGTGTCCCAACCCCACATTTCAGCCTTGTGCCCCAATCTCTCATCCTGACCCCATgtcccaaccccaacccaataTTTCAACCCCAATATCCCCGCATCCCAATCCCATTATCTAgccccattccccatccccaatgtccccatacCACTCACCCTCCACTCTGCCAGATTGCGGTCCGAGGGAGCGCTGACAATGATGTTGGTAGCGGGAACCTTCCCTTGGGGACATAAGGGTACATGGATGAGTGGATGGGGTGTCCCATAGGATACCATAAATGGGGTGTCCCATAGGATAccataaaacaggaaaatgcattGTCTCCAACCCCGTTAACATGGGGGATATGGAGCAATAGGGACTGGGACAAGCTATGGGGACAATATACAATATGTATATGTGCAATGGAAGCGATCCTATATATTGGAGGCATCTCTTTGGTTAGCACTAT
The window above is part of the Coturnix japonica isolate 7356 chromosome 2, Coturnix japonica 2.1, whole genome shotgun sequence genome. Proteins encoded here:
- the TIGD5 gene encoding tigger transposable element-derived protein 5; its protein translation is MAGEEEEVGGGKAGIAGGRKGGGGGGGGSSNGGGSSNGRGTSNGGGGVGSSNGRGISNGDGGVGSSNGRGTSNGRGTSNGDGGGGTSNGGGISNGGGTSNSCVGGGTSDGKGVGGSSSNGSGISNGGGVGVSMKMAFRRAYSIKDKLHAIERVKKGERQASVCRAFGVPGGTLRGWLKDEAKLRWFLEQLGGEVGTQRKKMRLANEEEIDRAVYAWFLALRQHGVPLSGPLIQAQAEAFARQIYGPECTFKASHGWFWRWQKRHGISSQRIYGEGALHAEPERTSIAHPNLPTTPGSDTGGYGDEQIYNANITGLYWKLLPGRTAPRQRVTVLLVANLTGTHKLKPLVVGGLRDPPSLCHHNQEKFPAGYRYSPEARLGPALLRVWFYEDFVPCVKRYLRRSCLQQKAVLLLTSPPSSGGRHHEDLPQLQTPDGSIRALFLSKSPTGNSSTGGGSRIPTPLEQGVVSAFKQFYKRELLRLAISAGGPVDFARSFLLKDMLYLAGLSWDLIPPNAIEKCWLLGLRAAFEPQPGEEERGGGDCTSGEEGNGDGKIFNDLTQLAALAYKRLAPEEVANWLHLDDMAPGMGEDDEDEDAMEEDPGGCKEEEEGAGGGDNGAGEGGSPLMPTAHEAIRGLETALRWLEGQDPRRVGPLKLVQLRSLISMAQRLHRGSSPDP
- the PYCR3 gene encoding pyrroline-5-carboxylate reductase 3, with the translated sequence MVSYGTPHPLIHVPLCPQGKVPATNIIVSAPSDRNLAEWREWGCRTTHCNLEVLQESTVVFLATKPHVLPTVLQELRPAVTPQHLLISLAAGVTLQKLQRLLPAGTKVLRLMPNLPCVLQVGAAVFSRGAGVGDGDAMLLQSLLSPCGLCEEVPEPYINIHTGLSGSGVAYVYLFAEAMAEGAVKMGMPVGLASRIAAQTLLGAAKMLLETGEHPAKLRGDVCTPGGTTIHGLYQLEKGALRATIMNAVQAATERACEMGED